From Anopheles darlingi chromosome 2, idAnoDarlMG_H_01, whole genome shotgun sequence, the proteins below share one genomic window:
- the LOC125952156 gene encoding uncharacterized protein LOC125952156: MSSTSTVPEYVRQRVLIVAKQQGFGNNPNITYEPGSKTGDGYIGLIVRARLIETNPTARPSLSIICKFPPEDRQQREQFNAMALFEREHFIYQRVLPAFEELQQECGLSVGDDLHFGNYPKCYHSYCDTERVEAVLILEDLIDPDRPALTMLNQYDRVDYDHVRVLMVALGKLNACSFALKQQRPELFAEIQRLNDLLSIVLNTEQMAPLTPRHCMLAASAFEPSELPPDHHAEMLNLATDMWRRAGAHIQGKHAEPYAALNHGDCWTNNVMFGYDTEGHVKDICLLDWQMARYSSPVLDYVLFIYLCGERELRRDKFESLVATFYNSFSNTLRRLGVDPERILARHELDNQVKRFGRLALAMGTYALPNLAQLPEDIRLNPEGHRNDVRLQNYHRMMRELVEDTAEFVHFAPINQ, from the coding sequence ATGTCGTCCACTAGCACGGTTCCGGAATACGTTCGTCAGCGAGTGTTGATCGTTGCCAAGCAGCAAGGTTTCGGAAACAATCCGAACATCACCTATGAGCCTGGATCGAAGACGGGCGATGGTTACATCGGGCTGATCGTGCGAGCGCGGCTCATCGAAACGAATCCCACGGCACGACCATCGTTATCGATCATCTGCAAGTTTCCCCCGGAAGATCGCCAGCAGCGTGAACAGTTCAATGCGATGGCGCTATTCGAACGAGAGCATTTCATCTATCAACGCGTTCTGCCAGCGTTCGAGGAGCTTCAACAGGAGTGTGGTCTAAGCGTTGGAGATGATCTGCACTTTGGTAACTATCCCAAATGCTACCACTCGTACTGCGACACCGAGCGCGTGGAGGCGGTGCTGATTTTAGAAGATTTAATCGATCCAGACCGCCCAGCACTTACGATGCTTAATCAGTACGATCGTGTGGATTACGATCATGTGCGTGTGCTTATGGTGGCGCTTGGCAAGCTGAATGCTTGTTCATTTGCACTTAAACAGCAACGCCCTGAGCTGTTTGCGGAGATACAACGACTTAACGATCTACTATCGATCGTACTCAACACGGAGCAGATGGCACCTCTAACACCACGCCACTGCATGTTGGCAGCATCGGCGTTTGAACCCAGTGAGCTGCCTCCGGATCATCATGCAGAGATGCTCAATCTGGCTACGGATATGTGGCGTCGTGCCGGTGCTCATATCCAAGGGAAACACGCGGAACCGTATGCCGCTCTAAATCACGGAGATTGCTGGACGAACAACGTTATGTTTGGGTACGATACTGAGGGCCATGTCAAGGACATTTGCTTACTGGACTGGCAAATGGCTCGCTATAGCTCACCGGTTCTTGATTATGTGCTTTTCATATATCTTTGCGGAGAGCGAGAACTACGACGAGATAAATTCGAGTCGCTCGTCGCAACTTTTTACAATTCCTTCTCCAATACGTTACGTCGTTTGGGAGTTGATCCCGAACGGATCTTAGCCAGGCATGAATTAGATAATCAAGTGAAACGATTCGGTCGTTTAGCACTGGCAATGGGCACGTATGCATTACCAAATCTAGCTCAGCTTCCCGAGGATATTAGACTAAATCCCGAAGGGCATCGAAACGACGTACGGCTACAGAATTATCATCGAATGATGCGTGAGCTTGTCGAAGATACGGCCGAATTTGTCCATTTCGCCccaataaatcaataa